The Agrococcus carbonis genome has a window encoding:
- a CDS encoding ABC transporter ATP-binding protein produces the protein MRLRYTVSRSSGGAWWRRGGKRSVTGPVLRGITMAAREGEMVGIVGLNGSGKSSLLRVLAGLQPATAGTVVASAQPQLLGVSAALVPELSGEENIWLGTLAMGMNPEDAYFAKERIELLAGIGDAIKQPMKTYSSGMGARLRFAISAAADPEILMIDEALSTGDASFAERAKEAMQGLITRAGTVFLVSHAAKTIEDMCTRAIWLDAGTLIADGPADEVANMYRYYAHSIALGKEEAAKNALLSATASHPPSISQ, from the coding sequence GTGCGACTGCGCTACACGGTGAGCCGTTCGAGCGGCGGTGCTTGGTGGCGTCGTGGCGGCAAGAGGTCGGTCACCGGTCCGGTGCTGCGCGGCATCACCATGGCCGCCCGCGAGGGCGAGATGGTCGGCATCGTGGGCCTCAACGGGTCGGGCAAGAGCTCGCTCCTCCGGGTGCTCGCGGGTCTGCAGCCTGCCACCGCAGGCACCGTCGTCGCCTCTGCCCAGCCGCAGCTCCTCGGCGTCAGCGCCGCGCTCGTGCCCGAACTCTCAGGCGAGGAGAACATCTGGCTCGGCACGTTGGCCATGGGCATGAACCCCGAGGATGCCTACTTCGCCAAGGAGCGCATCGAGCTGCTGGCGGGCATCGGCGACGCCATCAAGCAGCCCATGAAGACGTATTCGTCTGGTATGGGCGCGAGGCTGCGCTTCGCGATCTCGGCGGCGGCAGACCCCGAGATCCTCATGATCGACGAGGCCCTCTCCACGGGCGACGCGTCCTTCGCCGAGCGCGCCAAGGAGGCCATGCAGGGCCTCATCACCCGCGCGGGCACCGTGTTCCTCGTCAGCCATGCCGCGAAGACCATCGAAGACATGTGCACCCGCGCCATCTGGCTCGACGCCGGCACATTGATCGCCGACGGCCCCGCCGACGAGGTCGCGAACATGTATCGCTACTACGCCCACAGCATCGCCCTCGGCAAGGAGGAAGCGGCGAAGAACGCGCTGCTCAGCGCGACCGCATCGCATCCTCCCTCCATCTCTCAGTAA
- a CDS encoding ABC transporter permease: MTSTPPRAESKGLRTQWRRAWSTRKAGASALSAPLRRELQTRYGDLSHLRRVGTRPPLREYFTELFDRRHFIWAGARGEALTRYSNERLGMAWYILRPLLDAAFYWVIFGVILNISQGMENYTAFILIGVFMFQISSRAITGGVSLVKNSKAMIRAFAFPRASLGISMVLRDLMSSAPAILIMIVLIVAIPPHEAPNVAWSLFPIILALQVAMSLGFVFFFGWLGALMPDLAQAMSFVSRLLMYGSAVIFPIERFVDHPAILAIIQLNPIYVALDMYRMTLISGAVPPFENWLQLAAWAIGGLVVGFTLFWWNEERYGRE; this comes from the coding sequence ATGACCTCCACGCCGCCACGCGCTGAGTCGAAGGGACTCCGGACGCAGTGGCGGCGGGCATGGTCCACGCGCAAGGCCGGCGCGTCCGCGCTCTCCGCGCCGCTCCGGCGCGAGCTGCAGACCCGCTACGGCGACCTGTCTCATCTGCGCCGCGTCGGCACCCGGCCCCCGCTTCGGGAGTACTTCACCGAGCTGTTCGACCGCCGGCACTTCATCTGGGCGGGCGCGCGCGGCGAGGCGCTCACGCGCTACTCCAACGAGCGTCTCGGCATGGCTTGGTACATCCTGCGGCCCCTGCTTGACGCCGCCTTCTACTGGGTGATCTTCGGGGTCATCCTGAACATCTCGCAAGGCATGGAGAACTACACCGCGTTCATCCTCATCGGCGTCTTCATGTTCCAGATCTCCTCGCGCGCGATCACCGGGGGCGTCAGCCTCGTCAAGAACTCGAAGGCGATGATCCGGGCGTTCGCATTTCCACGCGCCTCGCTCGGCATCTCGATGGTGCTGCGAGATCTCATGAGCTCCGCCCCGGCGATCCTCATCATGATCGTGCTGATCGTGGCGATCCCTCCGCACGAGGCGCCCAACGTGGCGTGGTCGCTCTTCCCGATCATCCTGGCCCTCCAGGTCGCGATGAGCCTCGGCTTCGTGTTCTTCTTCGGCTGGCTCGGCGCGCTGATGCCTGATCTGGCGCAGGCCATGAGCTTCGTGTCGAGGCTGCTCATGTACGGCTCTGCGGTCATCTTCCCGATCGAGCGCTTCGTCGATCACCCCGCCATCCTCGCGATCATCCAGCTCAACCCGATCTACGTGGCGCTCGACATGTACCGGATGACGCTCATCAGCGGCGCGGTGCCCCCGTTCGAGAACTGGCTGCAGCTCGCCGCCTGGGCGATCGGCGGGCTCGTCGTCGGCTTCACCCTGTTCTGGTGGAACGAGGAGCGCTATGGGCGTGAGTGA
- a CDS encoding glycosyltransferase: MPSAAPASRARAGATARIRRLASNASMASSTALRSIVDDPLTFGIQLGRRFPAARGGLLALARAARGADRELVERWLEGDVAATRATLDGVTASGSLSRLGAEIAQAAGRPELVADDPSIHPLTRARAHWQLGEASAAIALLAQHAPRSRLHRALRAELALMTPGTRLRWTHRGPALAGDRDGVLHLLTNSLPHTQSGYTVRSHAVLQAQRGAGLAPTAITRVGYPVVVGGLRAAALDTVDGIDYHRALPARLAPTPDGRLAQQADALAALAAEVRPAVLQTTTHYPNAIVVREVAEALGLPWAYEVRGMLEQTWVAGLGSDEARARALASERFRLTREREAELASAAGVVFTLAGSMRDDLAARGVPAERIHLVPNGIDEALLERDVPPAADAREALGLPREGFWVGSTSSLVDYEGFDVLIDAVALARADGHDVRMLLVGDGAARAGLERRAREAGLDAAAVFTGRVPRERVVAYRDALDVFVVPRRDSEVTRTVAPLKPVEAMASGRPLLASDLPPLAETAGPELARSGALVAPDDAEALAQRIAQLASRPALRVDAAALGRQRAARLTWSAIARTYASHLRAICE; encoded by the coding sequence ATGCCTTCCGCCGCGCCCGCCTCCCGCGCGCGCGCCGGGGCAACCGCCCGCATCCGTCGGCTCGCCTCCAACGCCTCGATGGCCTCGTCGACGGCGCTGCGCTCGATCGTCGACGACCCGCTGACCTTCGGCATCCAGCTCGGCCGCCGGTTCCCCGCCGCCCGGGGCGGCCTCCTCGCACTTGCCCGCGCCGCGCGCGGCGCCGACCGCGAGCTCGTCGAGCGCTGGCTCGAGGGCGACGTCGCCGCGACACGGGCGACGCTCGACGGCGTGACGGCCAGCGGCTCGCTCAGCCGCCTCGGGGCCGAGATCGCGCAAGCGGCCGGCCGCCCCGAGCTCGTCGCCGACGACCCGAGCATCCACCCCCTCACGCGCGCTCGCGCCCACTGGCAGCTCGGCGAGGCGTCGGCCGCGATCGCCCTGCTCGCGCAGCACGCACCGCGCTCGCGCCTGCACCGGGCGCTACGGGCCGAGCTCGCGCTCATGACGCCCGGCACGAGGCTGCGCTGGACGCACCGCGGCCCGGCCCTCGCGGGCGACCGCGACGGCGTGCTGCACCTGCTCACCAACTCGCTCCCCCACACCCAATCGGGCTATACGGTGCGCTCGCACGCGGTGCTGCAGGCGCAGCGCGGCGCCGGCCTCGCCCCGACGGCGATCACGCGGGTCGGCTACCCCGTGGTGGTCGGCGGCCTCCGCGCCGCGGCGCTCGACACCGTCGACGGCATCGATTACCACCGCGCGCTGCCCGCCCGCCTCGCGCCGACGCCCGACGGCCGCCTCGCGCAGCAGGCGGATGCGCTGGCGGCGCTCGCAGCCGAGGTGCGGCCCGCGGTGCTCCAGACCACCACGCACTACCCGAACGCGATCGTGGTGCGCGAGGTGGCGGAGGCGCTCGGGCTGCCGTGGGCGTACGAGGTGCGCGGCATGCTCGAGCAGACCTGGGTCGCGGGCCTCGGCAGCGACGAAGCCCGCGCACGTGCGCTCGCGAGCGAGCGCTTCCGCCTCACCCGGGAGCGCGAGGCTGAGCTCGCATCGGCAGCGGGCGTCGTCTTCACGCTCGCGGGTAGCATGCGCGACGACCTCGCCGCGCGCGGGGTGCCGGCTGAGCGCATCCACCTCGTGCCCAACGGCATCGACGAGGCGCTGCTCGAGCGCGACGTGCCGCCGGCAGCCGACGCTCGCGAGGCGCTCGGCCTGCCGCGCGAGGGCTTCTGGGTCGGCTCCACCTCGTCGCTCGTCGACTACGAGGGCTTCGACGTGCTGATCGACGCCGTGGCGCTCGCGCGCGCCGACGGCCACGACGTGCGGATGCTGCTGGTCGGCGACGGCGCGGCGCGCGCCGGGCTCGAGCGCCGCGCACGCGAGGCGGGGCTGGATGCGGCGGCGGTGTTCACGGGACGGGTCCCGCGTGAGCGCGTCGTCGCCTACCGCGACGCCCTCGACGTCTTCGTCGTGCCGCGCCGCGACAGCGAGGTGACGCGCACGGTGGCGCCGCTGAAGCCCGTCGAGGCGATGGCGAGCGGCCGGCCGCTGCTCGCGAGCGACCTGCCACCGCTTGCCGAGACGGCAGGGCCGGAGCTCGCTCGCTCGGGGGCGCTGGTCGCGCCGGACGACGCCGAGGCTCTCGCGCAGCGCATCGCGCAGCTCGCCTCGCGACCCGCGCTTCGCGTCGACGCCGCGGCCCTCGGTCGGCAGCGCGCCGCCCGTCTCACCTGGTCGGCGATCGCCCGCACCTACGCTAGTCACCTTCGCGCAATCTGCGAGTAA
- a CDS encoding histone-like nucleoid-structuring protein Lsr2, with translation MAKKTFVQLVDDLTGDSIEEGRGRTVRFAFDGAEYEIDLGNEQIEEFSNVLERYVRASRRVSGRRKAGGSTARSGGSETAAIREWAESQGLKVATRGRIPADIVERYHNR, from the coding sequence ATGGCAAAGAAGACGTTCGTTCAATTGGTCGACGACCTGACCGGCGACAGCATCGAAGAGGGCCGCGGTCGTACCGTGCGGTTCGCCTTCGATGGCGCCGAGTACGAGATCGACCTCGGCAACGAGCAGATCGAGGAGTTCTCGAACGTGCTCGAGCGCTATGTGCGCGCCTCTCGCCGTGTCTCCGGGCGTCGCAAGGCGGGCGGTTCGACCGCTCGTTCCGGCGGATCTGAGACGGCGGCGATCCGCGAGTGGGCGGAGTCGCAGGGGCTGAAGGTCGCGACCCGCGGCCGCATTCCCGCCGACATCGTGGAGCGATACCACAACCGCTGA
- a CDS encoding LCP family protein: protein MPLLRRRTPLAFAALAVTTALVVTGCGPQTEPSPSPTPTPSVTAARPTPTPTPTPTGPVDPLPDGAVTALLLGTDSRTPGSMTGNADAIMLAQISADRETLSLVSITRDSWVAIPGRGSGKINSAFANGGTELMRDTVSQLFGGLEIDYVVQADFEGFIALTRALDGFDAANQHPTRVTVNSTGRVVDFSADPVHLSGTDGLIYVRQRKGLPAGDLDRAERQRAAVTGMLERIDEIASSGDPEALMTLFGHFAGRLKITGDLSIDDMIALAAMSQQLERDDVVSLMAPITGFGNQGGQSVNVVDAAQTAALGEALRAGDIRPYVDAYGTDYVP, encoded by the coding sequence TTGCCCCTGCTCCGCCGCCGCACGCCCCTCGCCTTCGCCGCACTCGCCGTCACGACAGCGCTCGTCGTGACCGGCTGCGGCCCGCAGACCGAGCCGTCGCCGTCGCCCACTCCCACGCCGTCCGTGACCGCCGCGCGCCCGACGCCCACGCCGACGCCGACCCCGACCGGCCCCGTCGACCCGCTGCCCGACGGCGCCGTCACGGCGCTCCTGCTCGGCACCGACTCCCGCACGCCCGGCAGCATGACGGGCAACGCCGACGCGATCATGCTCGCCCAGATCTCGGCCGACCGGGAGACGCTCTCCCTCGTGTCGATCACCCGCGACTCGTGGGTGGCGATCCCGGGCCGCGGCTCGGGCAAGATCAATTCGGCGTTCGCGAACGGCGGCACCGAGCTCATGCGCGACACCGTCTCGCAGCTCTTCGGCGGCCTAGAGATCGACTACGTCGTGCAGGCCGACTTCGAAGGCTTCATCGCCCTCACGCGCGCGCTCGACGGCTTCGACGCCGCCAACCAGCACCCCACGCGCGTCACCGTCAACAGCACCGGTCGCGTCGTCGACTTCTCGGCCGATCCGGTGCACCTCTCAGGCACCGACGGCCTCATCTACGTGCGCCAGCGCAAGGGGCTGCCCGCCGGTGATCTCGATCGCGCCGAGCGCCAGCGCGCTGCCGTCACCGGCATGCTCGAGCGCATCGACGAGATCGCCTCGAGCGGCGACCCCGAAGCGCTCATGACCCTCTTCGGCCACTTCGCCGGCCGGCTGAAGATCACCGGCGACCTCTCGATCGACGACATGATCGCGCTCGCCGCGATGAGCCAGCAGCTCGAGCGCGACGACGTCGTGAGCCTCATGGCGCCCATCACCGGATTCGGCAATCAGGGCGGGCAGTCCGTGAACGTGGTGGATGCGGCACAGACCGCCGCACTCGGCGAGGCACTGCGGGCGGGCGATATCCGCCCCTACGTCGACGCCTACGGCACCGACTACGTGCCCTGA
- a CDS encoding SGNH/GDSL hydrolase family protein → MTTPAASASPTPSATADPTGRPVAVFIGDSYTVGSGTSLEGTGFPAMLGELRGWEVVNLGISGTGYAMSRDAAWCPPGGCVAYAGVIPDAVGHDPDIVVVSGGRNDLAAGSPEQLAPAVVDFFTRLRAALPEARIVVTSPLWDAPSPPQSLIDLGVIVEREANRIGAVYLDLGQPLENRPELIAPDGLHPNEEGLRLIAERIDALLPR, encoded by the coding sequence ATGACGACACCCGCCGCATCCGCCTCGCCCACCCCGTCAGCGACCGCCGACCCCACCGGCCGGCCCGTCGCCGTCTTCATCGGCGACTCCTACACGGTCGGCTCGGGCACGAGCCTCGAGGGCACCGGCTTCCCCGCGATGCTCGGCGAGCTGCGCGGCTGGGAGGTCGTGAACCTCGGCATCTCGGGCACCGGCTACGCGATGAGCCGCGACGCCGCGTGGTGCCCGCCGGGCGGCTGCGTCGCCTACGCCGGCGTGATCCCGGATGCGGTGGGGCACGACCCCGACATCGTCGTCGTCTCGGGCGGTCGCAACGACCTCGCCGCCGGCTCGCCCGAGCAGCTCGCGCCGGCCGTCGTCGACTTCTTCACGCGGCTGCGGGCGGCGCTGCCGGAGGCGCGCATCGTCGTCACGTCGCCGCTCTGGGACGCGCCGTCGCCGCCGCAGAGCCTCATCGACCTCGGCGTGATCGTCGAGCGCGAGGCGAACCGCATCGGCGCCGTGTACCTCGACCTGGGTCAGCCCCTCGAGAACCGGCCCGAGCTCATCGCCCCCGACGGCCTGCACCCGAACGAGGAGGGCTTGCGGCTCATCGCCGAGCGCATCGACGCCCTCCTCCCCCGATAG